In Corynebacterium endometrii, one DNA window encodes the following:
- a CDS encoding hydrogen peroxide-inducible genes activator produces the protein MHNKEYRPTLAQLRTFVTIAENKHFGTAAKKLQISQPSLSQALVALEQGLGIQLIERSTRKVIVTSAGEKLLPYAKSTLEAADSFLSHARGAHGTLSGPLTIGIIPTVAPYILPDLLNEIREHYNDLEPRFVEEQTSHLLQKLRDGQLDLAILALPSETSGMIEEPLYTERFSAVVHQSHELAGRRDLALADLDNLNLLLLDDGHCLRDQVMDLCRQANVNPTEATNTVTRASSLTTIMQLVIGGLGATLVPESALAAETRHPDLSVAHFGEGVTAERTIGLVFRGSAARADEFREFGHIVTTSFNKALERSRTEIRA, from the coding sequence ATGCACAATAAAGAATATCGCCCGACCCTGGCACAGCTTCGCACGTTCGTGACGATCGCGGAGAATAAGCATTTCGGCACCGCGGCAAAGAAGCTGCAGATTTCGCAGCCCTCACTATCCCAGGCCCTCGTGGCCCTCGAGCAGGGGTTGGGAATCCAGCTTATCGAGCGCTCCACGCGCAAGGTGATCGTCACCTCCGCCGGCGAAAAGCTCCTCCCCTATGCTAAGTCAACACTGGAGGCTGCGGATTCTTTCTTGTCCCACGCTCGCGGCGCGCACGGGACCCTTTCCGGGCCCCTTACTATTGGCATAATTCCCACCGTCGCACCGTATATCCTTCCAGATCTGCTCAATGAGATCCGTGAACATTACAATGACCTAGAACCCCGCTTCGTTGAGGAGCAGACCTCTCACCTGCTACAGAAGCTGCGCGATGGCCAGCTGGATCTCGCCATCTTGGCGCTGCCGTCTGAGACTTCGGGAATGATTGAGGAGCCGCTCTACACCGAGCGCTTCAGCGCCGTGGTCCACCAAAGCCATGAATTAGCCGGCCGCCGGGACCTAGCACTCGCGGATCTTGACAACCTGAATCTGTTGCTGCTCGATGACGGCCATTGCCTGCGCGATCAGGTAATGGACCTGTGCCGGCAGGCTAACGTGAACCCTACGGAAGCAACGAATACGGTCACCCGCGCTTCATCCCTTACGACGATCATGCAGTTGGTCATCGGCGGCCTGGGCGCCACCTTAGTCCCCGAATCAGCCTTAGCCGCGGAGACGCGGCACCCGGATTTGTCCGTGGCCCACTTCGGGGAGGGCGTTACGGCCGAACGCACCATTGGCTTGGTCTTCCGCGGTTCCGCCGCCCGGGCGGACGAGTTCCGCGAGTTTGGCCACATTGTCACGACTTCGTTCAACAAGGCACTCGAGCGCTCGCGAACGGAGATCAGGGCCTAG
- the ptsP gene encoding phosphoenolpyruvate--protein phosphotransferase, producing the protein MTESPKVTVKGTGVVAGVAFAEAVWVRPRPELPQGGEVVAEDARDAEFERFEAAAGTVADRLELRAAGAEGQAAEVLTATAGMVKDRGWHKAVRKGIRGGHSAEYAVVAATDKFVAMFESAGGVMAERTTDLKDVRDRVIAELRGEAEPGLPQVEGEAILFADDLAPADTATLNVKRIKALVTELGGPTSHTAIIARQLDIPCIVAAGSGLKDIQAGDVVFVDGSVGTVTTGVEEAEARAAVDQYRERAEIVAQWKGPAQTKDGHRVQLLANVADGNAARIAADSQAEGVGLYRTELSFLSASEEPSVDDQAAVYSKVFKAFPESKVVVRTLDAGSDKPISYATLEDEENPALGVRGLRIARNNKELLTRQLDAIAQASEGREGAAATWVMAPMVATATEASWFAEMCRSRGLTPGAMIEVPAAALMADTIMPFLDFVSIGTNDLTQYTMAADRLSPQLAYLTDPWQPAVLRLIQHTCVVSRDHNVPVGVCGEAAADPLLACVLVGMGVNSLSAAATAVAGVGAQLAELTLEQCQEVAKVAYESASADEAREAVRERIESYRGA; encoded by the coding sequence ATGACAGAGTCGCCTAAGGTCACCGTCAAGGGCACCGGTGTGGTCGCCGGTGTGGCGTTCGCTGAGGCGGTGTGGGTACGTCCGCGCCCCGAACTACCGCAGGGTGGGGAAGTAGTAGCCGAAGATGCTCGGGATGCAGAGTTTGAGCGTTTCGAAGCAGCCGCCGGCACGGTTGCGGACCGGCTTGAACTCCGTGCCGCCGGTGCCGAGGGGCAGGCGGCGGAGGTTTTGACCGCCACCGCTGGCATGGTTAAAGACCGAGGGTGGCATAAGGCGGTGCGCAAAGGAATCCGTGGTGGGCATTCCGCCGAATACGCCGTTGTGGCCGCGACGGACAAGTTCGTGGCGATGTTTGAGTCCGCGGGCGGGGTCATGGCTGAGCGCACCACAGACTTGAAGGACGTGCGGGATCGCGTTATTGCGGAATTGCGGGGCGAAGCTGAACCTGGCCTTCCGCAGGTAGAAGGCGAAGCGATTCTTTTTGCCGATGATCTCGCGCCCGCTGACACCGCGACACTGAACGTCAAGAGGATTAAAGCTCTCGTAACGGAGCTTGGCGGACCGACGAGCCACACCGCCATCATCGCTCGTCAGCTAGATATCCCCTGCATCGTTGCTGCAGGTTCTGGCCTGAAGGATATTCAGGCCGGCGACGTTGTTTTCGTTGATGGCTCAGTGGGAACTGTGACCACTGGCGTGGAAGAAGCCGAAGCCCGTGCTGCCGTTGACCAGTACCGCGAACGCGCCGAGATTGTCGCTCAGTGGAAGGGCCCGGCCCAGACCAAGGACGGCCACCGTGTTCAGCTGCTGGCTAACGTCGCAGACGGCAATGCGGCCCGGATTGCCGCCGACTCCCAGGCGGAGGGAGTGGGCTTGTACCGCACGGAACTATCCTTCCTCTCCGCGAGTGAGGAGCCTTCAGTAGATGACCAGGCCGCGGTATATTCGAAGGTTTTCAAGGCCTTTCCGGAATCTAAGGTCGTGGTCCGCACGCTCGATGCCGGTTCGGATAAGCCTATTTCCTACGCGACGCTGGAAGATGAGGAAAATCCTGCGCTAGGAGTCCGTGGACTGCGTATCGCACGCAACAATAAGGAACTGTTGACCCGCCAGCTCGACGCTATCGCCCAGGCCTCCGAGGGGCGCGAGGGCGCGGCTGCAACTTGGGTCATGGCCCCTATGGTGGCCACCGCGACGGAGGCGTCATGGTTTGCTGAGATGTGCCGTTCCCGAGGCTTAACCCCTGGCGCAATGATTGAGGTCCCCGCGGCCGCGCTGATGGCTGACACCATCATGCCGTTCTTGGATTTTGTCTCCATTGGCACGAATGATCTCACCCAGTACACCATGGCTGCGGACAGGCTTTCCCCACAGCTGGCCTACCTGACGGACCCGTGGCAGCCAGCGGTTTTGCGCCTGATCCAGCACACCTGTGTGGTTAGCCGGGATCACAACGTACCGGTAGGCGTGTGTGGCGAGGCTGCCGCCGATCCGCTGCTGGCCTGCGTTTTGGTCGGCATGGGTGTAAATTCTCTGTCCGCCGCGGCGACGGCCGTGGCCGGAGTCGGCGCCCAACTGGCGGAGCTCACTCTGGAACAGTGCCAGGAGGTAGCGAAGGTTGCCTATGAATCCGCCAGCGCGGATGAGGCCCGAGAGGCCGTTCGCGAACGCATTGAGTCTTACCGTGGTGCCTAA
- the lexA gene encoding transcriptional repressor LexA, with translation MARKTTPNNGKPDLSSLSARQRRILEVIRDAVLLRGYPPSIREIGDAAGLQSTSSVAYQLKQLEEKGFLRRDPNKPRAVDVRHLEPADKPAKKKAPQSEPEVPAEAGSVNYIPVVGRIAAGSPITAEENIDTYYPLPDEIVGGGDLYMLQVVGESMKDAGILDGDWVIIRSQSVAEEGEFVAALLDGEEATVKEFHRDSTGVWLLPHNDAFDPIKGDDAEIMGKVVSVIRKL, from the coding sequence ATGGCCCGTAAGACAACTCCGAACAACGGAAAACCGGACCTTTCGTCACTATCTGCACGCCAGCGTCGCATTCTGGAGGTAATTAGGGACGCCGTGCTTCTGAGGGGTTACCCGCCTAGTATCCGCGAAATCGGCGACGCTGCGGGCCTTCAATCCACCTCGTCGGTGGCCTACCAACTCAAGCAGCTAGAGGAAAAAGGGTTCCTACGCCGCGACCCTAACAAGCCCCGTGCGGTGGACGTTCGCCACCTTGAACCGGCAGATAAACCAGCCAAGAAGAAGGCTCCACAGTCGGAACCCGAGGTTCCAGCTGAAGCCGGTTCGGTTAATTACATCCCGGTAGTCGGTCGCATCGCCGCGGGTTCCCCTATTACCGCGGAAGAAAATATTGATACCTATTATCCGCTGCCCGATGAAATTGTCGGCGGCGGAGACCTCTACATGCTCCAGGTTGTCGGCGAATCCATGAAAGACGCCGGGATTCTTGACGGGGATTGGGTGATCATCCGTTCGCAATCAGTCGCGGAAGAGGGCGAGTTTGTAGCCGCGCTTCTCGACGGCGAGGAGGCTACCGTGAAGGAGTTTCATCGTGACAGCACCGGCGTGTGGTTACTTCCCCACAACGATGCATTCGATCCAATCAAGGGAGACGATGCGGAAATTATGGGCAAGGTAGTCTCCGTTATCCGCAAGCTTTAG
- a CDS encoding DeoR/GlpR family DNA-binding transcription regulator: MYAEERRRQIASLTAVEGRVNVTELSERFDVTAETIRRDLAVLDREGVVHRVHGGAVASQSFQTAELTLDTRLRSATSAKSAIARAAFDFLPQGNGSIFLDAGSTINALADLIGKTPLSGHLSIVSNSLPIALSLANNGIDDVQLLGGTVRAITQAVVGDTALRTMALMRADVAFIGTNALTLDHGLSTADAQEAAIKSAFVTNAHKVVVLCDSSKLGNDYLVSFASVADIDVVITDSEAPESFLSALREREVDVVVVDGK; encoded by the coding sequence ATGTACGCCGAAGAACGCCGCCGACAGATTGCCTCTTTAACCGCCGTCGAAGGTCGGGTTAATGTCACGGAGCTGTCTGAACGATTCGACGTAACCGCAGAAACCATTCGCCGCGACCTAGCCGTTCTTGACCGCGAGGGGGTTGTCCACCGCGTACATGGTGGCGCGGTAGCCTCACAGTCCTTCCAGACCGCGGAGTTGACTCTGGACACCCGCCTTCGATCCGCCACTAGTGCTAAGTCTGCGATTGCTCGAGCCGCTTTCGATTTCCTGCCACAGGGAAACGGAAGTATCTTCCTGGATGCTGGTTCCACCATCAACGCGCTGGCGGATCTTATCGGCAAGACCCCGTTGTCTGGTCACTTGTCAATCGTTTCTAACAGCCTGCCCATTGCCCTATCCCTAGCGAACAACGGTATCGACGATGTGCAGCTTCTTGGTGGCACGGTGCGCGCAATTACCCAGGCCGTAGTGGGAGATACTGCACTGCGGACCATGGCTTTGATGCGGGCCGACGTTGCCTTCATCGGCACCAATGCGCTGACCCTCGACCACGGCTTATCGACCGCAGACGCGCAGGAGGCGGCGATCAAGTCAGCATTTGTCACTAACGCTCACAAGGTTGTGGTGTTGTGCGACTCGTCAAAGCTTGGCAACGATTACCTGGTCAGCTTCGCCTCCGTCGCCGATATCGATGTAGTCATTACGGACAGCGAAGCCCCCGAAAGTTTCCTCTCTGCCCTCCGTGAGCGTGAGGTGGACGTGGTAGTAGTAGACGGCAAGTAA
- the nrdR gene encoding transcriptional regulator NrdR — MFCPFCHHEQSRVIDSRVVEAGTAIRRRRECTSCSGRFTTVEKAVLLVVKRNGLAEPFSRDKLIRGVRRACQGRDVPDDALKRLAQEVEETVRSHGSSQVNANEVGLAILEPLRDLDEVAYLRFASVYKSFESADDFESEIRLMRRRDREDF, encoded by the coding sequence GTGTTTTGTCCGTTTTGTCACCATGAACAGTCACGCGTTATCGATTCACGCGTGGTGGAAGCGGGCACTGCGATTCGCCGTCGACGAGAGTGCACCTCGTGTTCGGGGCGTTTTACCACGGTGGAAAAGGCCGTGTTACTTGTGGTCAAGCGCAATGGCTTGGCGGAGCCGTTTAGCCGTGACAAGTTGATTCGCGGCGTGCGCAGGGCCTGCCAGGGGCGCGACGTTCCTGATGACGCGCTCAAGCGGCTGGCTCAGGAGGTCGAGGAAACCGTCCGCAGCCACGGCAGCTCGCAGGTTAATGCGAATGAGGTTGGCCTAGCCATTCTGGAACCGCTTCGCGACCTCGACGAGGTTGCGTATCTGCGCTTCGCTTCGGTGTATAAGTCTTTTGAAAGTGCTGATGACTTCGAATCGGAGATCCGCCTCATGCGCCGCCGGGATCGTGAGGACTTCTAA
- the hrpA gene encoding ATP-dependent RNA helicase HrpA, which yields MTKDNQQSLGPIRASLIRELDGVPLSSVRPFKRRLRKARSPKALSAIGADIKEAKELVQAIDAGVPSISYPDSLPVSARKDDIAEAIANHQVVIIAGETGSGKTTQIPKICLELGRGRRGLIGHTQPRRLAARTVAERIADELGQSIGDSVGYAIRFDDQVSKNTAVKLMTDGILLAEMQRDRFLNAYDTIIIDEAHERSLNIDFLLGYLKRLLPKRPDLKVIITSATIDPQRFARHFSDAAGTPAPVIEVSGRTYPVEIRYRPLEFEVNGKTVDQDPLDGVCEAIEELMAEGDGDILCFFAGERDIRDAMEAIEGRKWKGVEVTPLFGRLSNQEQHRVFSPHSGRRIVLSTNIAETSLTVPGIRYVVDTGTARISRYSTRTKVQRLPIEPISQASANQRSGRCGRVADGIAIRLYSEEDFASRPEFTDPEILRTNLASVILQMISLRLGDITEFPFVQPPESKAIRDGLLLLNELGALKHEEENGLPVLTRIGKDIARIPVDPRMARMLVEGNSSGCLDDVLIIVASMTIQDVRERPLEFQAQADQAHARFKDKSSDFIAMLKLWDYIKDSRDEKSGNAFRKQMKAEYLHYMRIREWFDLVRQLRDVVKQLGWADRHHAANERDSDAIHQALLSGLLSNIGVRDGNSKEFHGARNTRFMVFPGSALSKKPPEFIMAAELVETSRLWARDVAAIDPAWVEKLAANLLKHNYSDPIWSRKRSSALVTQKSTLYGVTVVADRQVPYHRVDAVAARDMFIREALINGDWDTHHHFFHDNKAKLEHASEYEDKARKRGLVVDEDVLFDFYDSRIPQKITTGRHFDSWWKKARKQTPDLLDFDPDKLINDEDEQVTESAFPDRWLKGSIDYDLSYRFEPGHPMDGVTIMVPVPLLAGMDSEGFDWLVPGLREELVTELIRSLPKALRRTVVPATNFAERALPMLLPYEGSITQQLAEVLRELGGAGINSGDFNPSSLPPHLKMNYAAVDKRGKVIDSDRDLAALIERQAGHIKSSVSRVGRDKESKAVKEWTAENLGAIEEQVTTVVDGHEVAAFPALVATKDGVALKVHPTKAAADAAMVTTTLTLLMREVSVNSSQMVKGLPLQQRVAIDSYPHGGAEGLVNDARIAAIRDLMMEAGGPVRDPQAFEELKQKVKPGVPGAVRRAVVGIAPALVEYANVAAELKKWTGPAIDDMHKQLEFLLPKNAITMHGMIHLQHLPRYIKAMNIRLEEMGIDPDRDADRQAEVEEAEAYLANKLRNLPAGREKTREVKEIKWMIQELRVSLFAQRLGTARPVSLRRVQKAVDKLR from the coding sequence ATGACTAAAGATAATCAGCAATCCCTGGGCCCTATCCGCGCATCGCTCATACGCGAACTGGATGGCGTACCGCTTTCGTCTGTGCGCCCCTTCAAACGCAGGCTTCGCAAGGCTCGTTCTCCCAAGGCCTTATCTGCCATCGGGGCCGATATTAAAGAGGCCAAAGAGCTTGTCCAAGCAATCGACGCTGGCGTGCCGAGTATTTCCTACCCGGATTCCCTGCCGGTTTCTGCTCGTAAGGACGATATTGCAGAGGCAATCGCTAACCATCAGGTAGTGATCATCGCGGGTGAGACCGGGTCGGGCAAGACCACCCAGATTCCAAAAATTTGCCTGGAATTGGGGCGCGGCCGCCGTGGCCTCATTGGTCACACTCAGCCGCGCCGCCTAGCCGCGCGTACCGTTGCGGAACGCATCGCCGATGAACTTGGGCAAAGCATCGGCGATTCCGTGGGCTATGCTATCCGATTCGATGATCAAGTATCCAAGAATACTGCGGTCAAGCTCATGACGGACGGTATCCTGCTTGCGGAAATGCAGCGCGATAGGTTCCTCAATGCCTATGACACCATCATCATCGACGAAGCCCACGAGCGTTCCCTCAACATCGATTTCCTGCTGGGCTATCTCAAGCGCTTGCTGCCCAAGCGCCCAGATTTAAAGGTTATTATCACCTCGGCCACCATTGATCCCCAGCGTTTCGCCCGGCATTTTTCCGACGCCGCCGGCACCCCCGCCCCGGTCATCGAGGTTTCGGGCCGCACCTATCCTGTCGAGATACGGTACCGCCCGTTGGAATTTGAGGTCAACGGCAAGACGGTGGATCAGGACCCCCTGGATGGCGTGTGCGAGGCCATCGAGGAACTGATGGCCGAAGGCGATGGTGACATCCTCTGCTTCTTCGCGGGAGAGCGTGACATCCGCGACGCGATGGAGGCCATCGAGGGGCGCAAGTGGAAGGGCGTGGAGGTCACTCCCCTGTTTGGCCGCCTGTCCAACCAGGAACAGCACCGAGTCTTTAGTCCCCACTCCGGCAGGCGCATCGTCTTGTCTACCAATATCGCCGAAACGTCGCTGACCGTTCCCGGCATTCGTTACGTGGTGGACACGGGTACCGCGCGTATTTCGCGGTATTCCACCCGTACCAAGGTCCAACGGCTGCCCATCGAGCCTATTTCCCAGGCCAGCGCCAATCAGCGCTCCGGCCGTTGCGGCCGTGTGGCCGATGGCATTGCTATCCGCCTCTATTCCGAGGAAGACTTCGCATCCCGCCCCGAATTCACGGATCCGGAAATTCTCCGCACAAATTTGGCGAGCGTTATTTTGCAGATGATCTCCTTGCGCCTGGGGGACATCACGGAATTCCCCTTCGTTCAGCCCCCGGAAAGCAAGGCGATCCGTGATGGACTCCTTCTCCTCAACGAGCTTGGCGCCCTAAAGCACGAGGAAGAAAACGGGCTGCCCGTGCTCACCCGCATCGGTAAGGATATTGCGCGAATCCCGGTCGATCCTCGCATGGCCCGAATGCTGGTCGAGGGAAATTCCTCCGGTTGCCTCGACGACGTGCTCATCATCGTGGCCTCCATGACCATTCAGGATGTGCGCGAACGGCCTTTAGAGTTCCAGGCCCAAGCGGACCAGGCCCACGCCCGGTTCAAGGATAAGTCCTCCGATTTCATCGCCATGCTCAAGTTGTGGGATTACATCAAGGACTCCCGCGATGAGAAGTCCGGCAATGCGTTCCGCAAGCAGATGAAGGCCGAGTACCTCCACTACATGCGCATACGCGAGTGGTTCGATCTGGTTCGTCAGTTGCGCGATGTGGTCAAGCAGCTGGGCTGGGCGGATCGCCACCACGCGGCCAACGAGCGTGACTCGGACGCCATCCACCAGGCCCTGCTCTCCGGGCTCTTATCCAATATTGGTGTGCGAGATGGCAATTCCAAGGAATTCCATGGGGCCCGCAACACTCGCTTTATGGTGTTTCCGGGTTCCGCGCTGTCTAAGAAACCACCGGAATTCATCATGGCGGCCGAATTGGTTGAGACCTCGCGCCTGTGGGCGCGAGACGTCGCCGCGATTGATCCCGCCTGGGTGGAGAAGTTGGCGGCGAACCTGCTCAAGCACAATTATTCAGATCCCATCTGGTCACGTAAGCGTTCCTCCGCCCTGGTGACCCAGAAGTCCACGCTCTACGGCGTGACCGTCGTCGCAGACCGCCAGGTTCCGTACCATCGGGTCGATGCCGTGGCGGCCCGTGACATGTTCATCCGTGAAGCGCTTATCAATGGCGATTGGGATACGCATCATCACTTCTTCCATGACAACAAGGCGAAGCTCGAACACGCCTCCGAGTATGAAGACAAAGCACGCAAACGCGGCCTAGTGGTCGACGAGGACGTCCTCTTCGATTTCTATGATTCACGGATCCCGCAAAAGATCACCACAGGCCGCCATTTCGATTCGTGGTGGAAGAAGGCGCGTAAGCAAACCCCAGATCTGCTTGACTTCGATCCGGATAAGCTCATCAATGATGAGGACGAACAGGTAACGGAATCCGCCTTCCCGGATAGGTGGCTTAAAGGCTCCATCGACTACGACTTGAGCTATCGCTTCGAGCCCGGACACCCGATGGATGGCGTCACCATCATGGTGCCGGTACCGCTCCTGGCGGGGATGGATTCCGAGGGCTTTGATTGGTTGGTTCCCGGCCTGCGCGAGGAGCTGGTGACGGAGCTTATCCGTTCGCTCCCGAAGGCGCTGCGCCGCACGGTAGTCCCCGCCACCAATTTCGCAGAGCGTGCCCTGCCAATGCTCCTGCCGTACGAGGGCAGCATTACCCAGCAGTTGGCGGAAGTTCTCCGCGAGCTCGGCGGCGCAGGGATCAACTCGGGCGATTTTAATCCTTCCAGCCTTCCCCCTCACTTGAAGATGAACTACGCTGCCGTGGACAAACGCGGCAAGGTAATTGATTCCGACCGTGACCTCGCAGCACTGATTGAGCGCCAAGCGGGCCACATCAAGTCTTCCGTCTCCCGCGTCGGCCGCGACAAGGAATCCAAGGCCGTAAAGGAATGGACGGCGGAGAACCTGGGCGCCATCGAAGAGCAGGTGACGACCGTCGTGGATGGCCACGAGGTCGCCGCGTTCCCCGCCCTCGTTGCTACCAAAGACGGTGTTGCGCTCAAGGTCCATCCCACGAAGGCCGCCGCCGACGCCGCAATGGTCACCACCACACTGACCCTGCTGATGCGAGAGGTTTCAGTCAATTCATCGCAGATGGTAAAGGGACTCCCTCTCCAGCAGCGCGTGGCTATCGATTCCTATCCACATGGCGGCGCCGAGGGGTTAGTCAACGATGCCCGCATTGCAGCGATTCGCGATCTCATGATGGAGGCCGGTGGGCCCGTCCGAGACCCCCAGGCTTTCGAGGAACTAAAGCAAAAGGTAAAACCTGGCGTCCCGGGCGCCGTGCGCCGCGCCGTGGTGGGCATCGCCCCCGCTTTGGTGGAGTACGCCAACGTCGCCGCCGAGCTCAAGAAGTGGACCGGCCCTGCGATTGATGATATGCACAAGCAATTAGAATTTTTACTGCCTAAAAACGCCATCACTATGCACGGGATGATTCATTTGCAGCACCTGCCGCGCTACATCAAGGCGATGAATATCCGCCTTGAGGAAATGGGGATAGATCCGGATAGAGACGCTGACCGGCAGGCCGAGGTGGAAGAAGCGGAAGCTTACCTCGCCAACAAGCTGCGCAATTTGCCTGCTGGAAGGGAAAAGACGCGTGAGGTAAAGGAAATCAAATGGATGATTCAGGAACTGCGCGTGTCCCTCTTTGCCCAGCGCCTTGGGACCGCGCGGCCGGTATCCCTGCGCAGGGTACAAAAGGCGGTCGACAAGCTGCGTTGA
- a CDS encoding DUF975 family protein — MSTPYGGNDKQGSDESADRGEPWPPYEPTDHPEDRPGYGDGNRGAQGTPDTQYSGTQHGNPYREYNAGSELPSYGNAGGYGSGIDDFYPGDATRTAATPDIFESIRWGFAATFRNFSLWILGALAFFAVAALLGFGTGLVSTSGEGAELAVQVITAVISCLFMPVVYSLILHQLDHQDTGWGHIGKSLNYGPTLLIYVIMQLISMVAVAIPSVLIVLQNRELLSQQVVSDADLTSFFLTIFAVFAVVMVLALLVGPFFFSLIWLVADKRAGVGEAFKASFAIGRDNYLKLLGLSVLSSIIITAIAVVTLGLGLLVAAPAMQLAAGHFYRQVAGGQIPAESRRY, encoded by the coding sequence ATGAGCACGCCTTACGGGGGAAATGATAAGCAAGGCTCGGACGAAAGCGCCGACCGGGGCGAGCCATGGCCGCCCTACGAACCTACTGACCATCCGGAAGACCGTCCTGGGTACGGGGACGGGAACCGCGGCGCCCAAGGCACACCGGATACTCAATATTCTGGTACCCAACACGGCAATCCGTACAGGGAGTACAACGCGGGTAGTGAGCTGCCAAGCTACGGAAACGCGGGCGGGTATGGCTCCGGAATCGATGACTTCTATCCTGGGGATGCCACGCGCACCGCGGCGACCCCCGACATTTTCGAGTCCATCCGCTGGGGCTTTGCCGCGACCTTCCGCAATTTCTCACTGTGGATCCTGGGCGCTCTGGCGTTTTTCGCCGTAGCCGCTCTTCTGGGCTTTGGGACTGGTCTCGTTTCAACGAGTGGCGAGGGGGCTGAACTGGCGGTTCAGGTAATCACGGCAGTAATCAGCTGTCTGTTTATGCCGGTCGTTTATTCCCTAATTCTGCATCAGCTGGATCATCAAGACACGGGCTGGGGCCATATAGGCAAAAGCCTGAATTATGGCCCTACGCTGTTAATTTACGTCATTATGCAGCTTATTTCTATGGTGGCCGTCGCAATCCCATCGGTGTTGATCGTGCTGCAAAACCGGGAGCTCTTGTCGCAGCAGGTGGTAAGCGATGCAGACCTGACGAGTTTCTTCCTCACCATATTCGCGGTATTCGCGGTCGTTATGGTGTTGGCGTTGTTGGTGGGGCCGTTCTTCTTTTCATTGATTTGGTTAGTGGCTGACAAGCGTGCCGGGGTCGGCGAAGCCTTCAAGGCGTCATTCGCAATAGGCCGGGATAATTACCTGAAACTTTTGGGTTTATCCGTACTGTCTAGCATCATCATTACCGCGATCGCGGTAGTTACGCTGGGGCTGGGCCTCCTGGTGGCCGCACCCGCCATGCAGCTGGCGGCGGGGCACTTCTACCGCCAGGTAGCCGGAGGTCAGATTCCGGCCGAATCCCGCCGTTACTAG